Proteins from one Nitrobacteraceae bacterium AZCC 2146 genomic window:
- a CDS encoding uncharacterized protein involved in outer membrane biogenesis (product_source=COG2982; cath_funfam=1.20.58.320,3.10.180.10; cog=COG2982; pfam=PF05170,PF13502; transmembrane_helix_parts=Inside_1_4,TMhelix_5_27,Outside_28_1229) — translation MQTTLLGLAIAFIMALIAALIGPYFIDWNQFRPQFEAEATRVVGAPVRVSGALDARLLPAPSLRLRSIVVGGSNDPGKVRADKLDVEFSLSSLMRGEWRATELTINGAAVDLGLDAQGRIELPTATGPFNLGALAIDRLNLTGRVALHDAASRGTLELNDIAFSGDVRSLAAGAMRGDGNFTLSGARYPFRVSSGQTVDGSGTRVHLTIDPGARPLTIDLDGTLSFDARMPRFDGALVLASPSGLKKSADDKLPTPWRMSAKVKADPATARLEALEASYGTEDTALKLAGLADVRFGASPLLHAVLSAKQFDGDRLLAKESGDNEPTKLLPGLRKLIAAVPQPPLTTQIEISAEQIMLGGRPVQNFGADLRGDKTSWTIDRLELRAPGTTRVALSGVLAQPGPSGNFRGAVSIDSTDPDTLAAWLQGRSEVTYRNQKPLRVRGNLNASADRLAVDALKAEIDGGMVEGRIAFANQATGGGSRFDADLKADRLDLDAAAALIRSLGGPQAEWPDAGQLSLDIGRAISAGQEMRPFVAQLGYGPKTISLDRFKVGEVTGLTLEGSGSFDRIDATGRLALNATSASLGQISGMIAPWAPAVAARLNVMTPGKGAVRVKLALDLARDQQHADRASARAVLDIDAPQIKGITTITATPAVMAMRGIDLDTLSRSEFVVDSKLSGQGRQLLTLLGLDSAIAASDAPISFDGSAAGVWRAPLRVKAKLSGTELDADVQGSAEPWGEQPKGDIALVVRRASLAPLFDLKSSDALAQNVSLTSRVTLAGNKLIFEDVDSTVAGSRMRGRVALTLGADKAIDGQVGLDTIELAPAFGLAIGTRGHDATEPLGRGLLQGWRGQLAFQALRGTLPGGGEVRPVSGVVKSDGQSLNIDAIRGNIGGGDFTADIDAKATLSGFAMNAHMQLSNVDGAALRYRSLTMPAGRASLRMTLASQGRSASALEGALAGNGLLTIDSARIAGLDPRAFDVAMRASDTGQATDDARLRQIVEPALSVGALSVASAQIPFTIKDGRLRVGATTLDADGARAVVSGGYDIAADQTDLRASLTATATGSSSIRPEIQVFAVGSPDRLDRTVDVAALSSWLAVRAIDRETRRLDSLERGDAPLAALPATIPPPATPPAETPQEPSALQPSGVPTPLDVPVPGRDPRRLPPRLTAPRPAIAPPIPAPPVVSQQVAPLPAPIEIRPVPGAARPPRPRPAPPLVLTPPAATSARPTF, via the coding sequence GTGCAGACGACGCTGCTCGGCTTGGCGATTGCTTTCATCATGGCGCTGATTGCCGCTTTGATCGGGCCGTATTTCATCGACTGGAACCAGTTCCGGCCGCAATTCGAGGCGGAAGCGACGCGCGTGGTCGGTGCGCCGGTTCGTGTCAGTGGGGCGCTGGACGCGCGGCTGCTGCCGGCGCCGTCGCTGCGGCTTCGTTCCATCGTCGTCGGCGGTTCCAACGATCCCGGCAAGGTTCGCGCGGACAAGCTGGACGTCGAATTCAGCCTGAGTTCGCTGATGCGCGGCGAATGGCGCGCTACCGAACTCACCATCAATGGCGCGGCAGTTGACCTCGGCCTCGACGCGCAGGGCCGCATCGAGCTGCCGACTGCGACCGGGCCGTTCAATCTCGGCGCACTGGCGATCGACCGGCTGAATCTCACCGGACGGGTCGCACTGCATGATGCTGCGAGTCGCGGCACGCTTGAACTGAACGATATCGCCTTCAGCGGCGACGTGCGCTCGCTTGCCGCGGGCGCGATGCGCGGCGATGGAAACTTTACGCTCTCGGGCGCGCGCTACCCGTTTCGCGTGTCGTCAGGCCAGACCGTGGATGGCAGCGGCACCCGCGTCCATCTCACCATCGATCCCGGTGCTCGGCCGCTCACCATCGATCTCGACGGCACGCTGAGTTTCGACGCCCGCATGCCGCGGTTCGATGGCGCGCTCGTTCTGGCGAGCCCTTCAGGCCTGAAGAAGAGCGCCGACGACAAGCTGCCGACGCCATGGCGGATGTCTGCGAAGGTGAAGGCCGATCCGGCGACGGCGCGGCTCGAAGCGCTTGAAGCCAGCTATGGCACGGAGGACACCGCGCTCAAGCTCGCTGGGCTCGCCGACGTTCGCTTTGGCGCATCGCCGCTGTTGCACGCCGTGCTCTCAGCGAAGCAGTTCGACGGCGACAGGCTACTTGCCAAGGAAAGCGGGGACAACGAGCCAACAAAGCTGCTGCCGGGTCTTCGCAAGCTTATCGCCGCCGTACCGCAGCCGCCGCTGACGACGCAAATTGAGATCAGCGCCGAGCAGATCATGCTGGGCGGACGGCCCGTGCAGAATTTTGGTGCGGACCTGCGTGGTGACAAGACATCATGGACCATCGATCGCCTCGAGCTTCGTGCGCCAGGCACGACCCGCGTGGCGCTGAGCGGCGTGCTAGCGCAGCCCGGACCGTCGGGGAACTTCAGGGGCGCGGTCAGCATCGACTCCACCGATCCCGACACGCTCGCCGCGTGGCTACAGGGGCGCAGCGAAGTCACCTATCGCAATCAGAAGCCGCTGCGCGTGCGCGGCAATCTGAATGCTTCAGCGGATCGTCTGGCCGTGGACGCGTTGAAGGCCGAGATCGACGGCGGCATGGTGGAGGGACGCATTGCGTTTGCAAATCAGGCGACAGGCGGCGGATCGCGTTTTGACGCGGATCTGAAAGCCGATCGGCTCGACCTCGATGCCGCCGCGGCGTTGATCCGATCGCTCGGCGGACCGCAGGCGGAATGGCCGGATGCCGGTCAGTTGTCACTGGACATCGGCCGCGCCATTTCGGCGGGGCAGGAGATGCGCCCGTTCGTGGCGCAACTTGGCTATGGTCCGAAGACGATCTCGCTCGATCGCTTCAAGGTCGGGGAGGTCACGGGCCTGACGCTGGAAGGCAGCGGGTCATTCGATCGGATCGATGCGACTGGGAGGCTGGCGCTGAATGCAACATCGGCGTCGCTTGGCCAGATCAGCGGAATGATCGCGCCGTGGGCGCCGGCTGTCGCCGCGAGGCTCAACGTGATGACGCCCGGGAAGGGGGCGGTGCGCGTCAAGCTCGCGCTCGATCTCGCCAGGGATCAGCAGCACGCCGATCGCGCCAGCGCGCGCGCTGTGCTGGACATCGATGCGCCGCAGATCAAGGGCATCACCACGATAACGGCGACACCGGCCGTCATGGCAATGCGTGGCATCGATCTCGACACATTGTCGCGAAGCGAGTTCGTCGTTGACTCCAAACTATCTGGGCAGGGCAGGCAATTGCTGACATTGCTCGGCCTCGATAGCGCGATCGCGGCAAGCGATGCACCGATCAGTTTCGACGGCTCGGCGGCAGGCGTCTGGCGAGCGCCGTTACGCGTGAAAGCCAAACTCTCCGGCACCGAGCTTGATGCCGACGTCCAGGGCAGCGCAGAGCCATGGGGTGAGCAACCGAAGGGCGACATCGCGCTTGTGGTTCGCCGGGCCAGTCTGGCGCCACTGTTCGATCTCAAATCGTCCGACGCGCTCGCGCAGAACGTCAGCCTGACGTCGCGTGTCACGTTGGCCGGCAACAAACTCATCTTCGAAGACGTGGACAGCACGGTTGCCGGCTCGCGGATGCGCGGCCGCGTCGCGCTGACCTTGGGAGCCGACAAGGCGATCGATGGCCAGGTCGGCTTGGACACGATTGAACTTGCGCCGGCGTTCGGCCTCGCGATCGGGACGCGTGGACACGATGCCACCGAACCGCTCGGGCGCGGATTGCTGCAGGGCTGGCGCGGACAGTTGGCGTTTCAGGCGCTGCGTGGCACGCTGCCAGGCGGCGGCGAGGTCCGTCCCGTCAGCGGCGTCGTGAAGAGCGACGGCCAGTCGCTGAACATCGATGCCATCAGGGGGAATATCGGCGGCGGCGACTTCACGGCGGACATCGACGCCAAGGCAACGCTATCGGGCTTTGCCATGAATGCTCACATGCAACTGTCGAACGTCGATGGCGCGGCATTGCGCTATCGATCCCTCACAATGCCTGCCGGCCGCGCGTCGCTGCGCATGACGCTCGCGAGTCAGGGCCGTAGCGCGTCGGCGCTGGAGGGCGCATTGGCCGGCAATGGATTGCTGACGATCGACTCCGCCCGCATCGCGGGCCTCGATCCCCGGGCCTTCGATGTTGCCATGCGCGCCAGCGACACCGGCCAGGCTACGGACGATGCGAGATTGCGGCAGATCGTCGAACCGGCCCTGTCTGTCGGCGCGCTGTCTGTGGCTTCGGCGCAGATTCCCTTCACAATCAAGGACGGCCGCTTGCGTGTCGGCGCCACCACGCTCGATGCGGACGGCGCGCGCGCCGTCGTCTCGGGAGGCTATGACATCGCCGCCGATCAAACGGACCTTCGCGCCAGCCTGACGGCGACCGCAACCGGATCGTCCAGCATCCGTCCTGAAATTCAGGTATTTGCGGTGGGATCGCCGGATCGGCTCGATCGTACGGTTGATGTGGCCGCGCTGTCGTCATGGCTGGCGGTGAGGGCGATTGATCGCGAAACTCGCAGACTTGACTCGCTCGAGCGCGGTGACGCGCCGCTTGCTGCCTTGCCTGCTACAATTCCTCCGCCGGCCACGCCCCCTGCCGAGACGCCGCAGGAGCCCTCGGCGCTGCAGCCTTCAGGCGTGCCAACCCCGTTGGACGTTCCGGTTCCCGGTCGCGATCCGCGCCGGCTGCCACCGAGGCTGACCGCGCCGCGTCCGGCCATCGCGCCACCAATTCCCGCGCCGCCCGTTGTCAGCCAGCAAGTCGCGCCACTGCCGGCGCCGATCGAGATTCGGCCCGTTCCCGGCGCGGCACGCCCGCCGCGGCCACGTCCGGCGCCGCCGCTCGTGCTGACGCCGCCAGCCGCGACTTCAGCGCGGCCGACGTTCTAA
- a CDS encoding putative DNA-binding ribbon-helix-helix protein (product_source=COG4321; cog=COG4321; pfam=PF13467; superfamily=53901), producing MKSPVVKRSIVVAGHKTSVSLEEAFWNGMKEISNLRDMTLSELVGEIDTNRQQGNLSSAIRLFVLDYFRTRAVPQQRAPDRNATI from the coding sequence ATGAAATCGCCCGTAGTTAAACGATCGATCGTCGTTGCCGGCCACAAAACCAGTGTGAGCCTCGAAGAGGCTTTCTGGAACGGCATGAAGGAAATCTCGAATCTTCGAGACATGACACTCTCGGAGCTCGTCGGCGAAATTGATACGAATCGTCAGCAGGGCAATCTGTCCTCGGCGATCCGCCTTTTCGTGCTCGATTACTTCCGAACGCGCGCGGTGCCGCAGCAGCGAGCGCCGGATCGTAACGCGACGATCTAA
- a CDS encoding hypothetical protein (product_source=Hypo-rule applied; pfam=PF13770; smart=SM01280) has translation MGDLINLNRFKKRTARDQSAKQAEANRARFGRTKSERTLEEQRTSRANNMLDQHHIDGEDAS, from the coding sequence ATGGGCGACCTGATCAATCTGAACCGATTTAAAAAGCGCACCGCACGAGATCAATCGGCAAAGCAGGCCGAGGCCAACCGGGCGCGCTTTGGCCGCACCAAATCCGAACGAACCTTGGAAGAGCAGCGCACATCCCGTGCGAATAATATGCTGGATCAGCACCACATCGATGGCGAGGACGCATCATGA
- a CDS encoding hypothetical protein (product_source=Hypo-rule applied; superfamily=53098): MPEIIFIMDIETKLTNDTYNCWMVGKKFLAPSFF; the protein is encoded by the coding sequence ATGCCGGAGATTATTTTTATAATGGACATCGAAACCAAACTCACCAACGACACGTACAACTGTTGGATGGTGGGTAAAAAGTTTCTCGCTCCATCATTTTTTTGA
- a CDS encoding fumarate hydratase class II (product_source=KO:K01679; cath_funfam=1.10.275.10,1.10.40.30,1.20.200.10; cog=COG0114; ko=KO:K01679; pfam=PF00206,PF10415; superfamily=48557; tigrfam=TIGR00979) — protein sequence MAKSSKTPASPTATKATRTETDSFGPIEVAADRYWGAQTERSRQNFRIGHDRMPMQIVRALGIVKLAAAETNLELGLLDQKRARAIARAARDVIDGKLDDHFPLVVWQTGSGTQTNMNLNEVIANRANEMLGGERGSKKPVHPNDHVNMSQSSNDSFPTAMHIAATQSITSDMIPALSELLSALRKKEKAFAKIVKIGRTHTQDATPLTLGQEFSGYAAQVESGIARLRSAVKDLYPLAQGGTAVGTGLNSKPRFAKLFAKHAAVITKLPFTSAPNKFEALASNDAYVFVHGAINSVATGLFKVANDIRLLGSGPRSGLGELMLPENEPGSSIMPGKVNPTQCEAMTMVCCQVFGNHTAITVAGSQGHFELNVYKPVMAHCMMQSIQLIADVARSFTENCVNGIRADEKRIQDLMQRSLMLVTALAPKIGYDNAAKVAKFAHASGTTLKEEAVRLGFVTSTEFDRLVQPVKMIHPG from the coding sequence ATGGCAAAATCGTCCAAGACCCCCGCCTCTCCAACCGCCACCAAGGCCACCCGCACGGAGACCGACAGCTTCGGCCCGATCGAGGTCGCCGCAGATCGCTACTGGGGCGCGCAGACCGAACGGTCCCGGCAAAATTTCCGCATCGGCCATGATCGCATGCCGATGCAGATCGTTCGTGCGCTGGGCATCGTCAAGCTCGCCGCGGCTGAAACCAATCTCGAACTCGGCCTGCTGGACCAGAAACGAGCCCGCGCCATCGCCCGCGCCGCCCGGGACGTCATCGATGGCAAGCTCGACGATCACTTTCCGCTGGTGGTGTGGCAGACCGGATCTGGTACGCAGACCAACATGAACCTCAACGAGGTCATCGCCAATCGCGCCAACGAAATGCTCGGTGGCGAGCGCGGCAGCAAGAAGCCGGTTCATCCCAACGACCACGTCAACATGAGTCAGTCGTCGAACGATTCGTTTCCAACCGCGATGCACATCGCGGCAACCCAAAGCATCACTTCCGATATGATCCCCGCTTTGAGCGAACTACTTTCCGCATTGCGAAAAAAGGAGAAAGCATTCGCCAAGATCGTAAAGATCGGCCGTACCCACACACAAGACGCAACGCCGCTGACTCTTGGCCAGGAATTCTCGGGCTACGCCGCACAGGTCGAGAGCGGAATCGCGCGCTTGCGCAGCGCGGTGAAAGATCTGTATCCGCTGGCCCAGGGCGGCACCGCCGTTGGCACCGGCCTCAATTCAAAGCCGCGCTTCGCAAAGCTGTTTGCAAAGCACGCGGCAGTTATCACCAAACTGCCGTTCACCAGCGCGCCCAACAAGTTCGAAGCCCTGGCTTCGAACGATGCTTACGTGTTCGTGCACGGCGCGATAAACTCCGTCGCAACTGGACTATTTAAAGTTGCAAATGACATTCGCTTGCTCGGCTCGGGTCCTCGTTCAGGGCTTGGCGAATTGATGCTTCCGGAGAACGAACCGGGCTCGTCAATCATGCCCGGAAAAGTGAATCCGACACAATGTGAAGCAATGACAATGGTCTGCTGTCAGGTATTCGGCAACCACACGGCCATAACGGTTGCCGGCAGCCAGGGTCATTTCGAACTTAACGTGTACAAGCCGGTGATGGCACATTGCATGATGCAGTCCATCCAATTGATCGCTGACGTTGCGCGATCGTTCACAGAAAACTGTGTGAATGGGATTCGCGCCGACGAGAAGCGAATTCAAGATTTAATGCAGCGATCGCTAATGCTGGTCACTGCGCTCGCTCCAAAAATCGGATATGATAATGCTGCGAAGGTGGCCAAGTTTGCACATGCGAGCGGAACGACATTAAAAGAAGAGGCCGTGCGACTGGGGTTTGTTACATCGACCGAGTTTGACCGACTGGTTCAGCCGGTCAAAATGATACATCCCGGCTAA
- a CDS encoding hypothetical protein (product_source=COG3814; cog=COG3814; ko=KO:K09985; pfam=PF04386; superfamily=101738) has product MATDHIRYDVLARDALRGVLRRVLIDAAEHGLPGEHHFFITFVSTAEGVKLSPRLLAQYPEEMTVILQHQFWDLVVTEDRFEVGLSFNGVPERLVVPFNSIKSFFDPSVQFGLQFEPTETAAEATAGATTSAETAASALAAPAAAPATPSEDEPAKPSEGAEVVRLDRFRKK; this is encoded by the coding sequence ATGGCAACCGATCATATCCGATACGACGTCCTGGCGCGCGATGCGTTGCGCGGCGTGCTGCGCCGCGTGCTGATCGACGCGGCCGAACACGGCCTGCCCGGCGAGCATCATTTCTTCATCACCTTCGTCTCGACCGCCGAAGGCGTAAAACTCTCGCCCCGGCTGCTGGCGCAGTATCCGGAAGAGATGACGGTGATTCTGCAGCACCAGTTCTGGGATCTGGTAGTGACCGAGGACCGCTTCGAGGTCGGCCTCTCCTTCAACGGCGTTCCTGAGCGCCTGGTGGTGCCGTTCAATTCCATCAAGAGCTTCTTCGATCCGTCGGTGCAGTTCGGCCTGCAATTCGAGCCAACGGAGACTGCCGCAGAGGCGACCGCCGGCGCGACCACCTCGGCAGAGACCGCGGCCTCGGCGCTCGCCGCTCCGGCAGCTGCCCCCGCAACGCCCTCCGAAGACGAACCGGCCAAGCCGAGCGAAGGCGCCGAGGTCGTCCGTTTAGACCGCTTCCGGAAGAAATAG
- a CDS encoding chromate transport protein ChrA (product_source=COG2059; cog=COG2059; superfamily=103473; transmembrane_helix_parts=Outside_1_14,TMhelix_15_37,Inside_38_47) has product MILALTSDRSWSTFLVTAVAAILAFATRLNPLWLLVAGGCLGFAGIL; this is encoded by the coding sequence TTGATCCTGGCGCTGACCTCGGACCGGTCGTGGTCGACGTTCCTGGTGACGGCGGTTGCAGCCATTTTGGCGTTCGCCACGCGACTCAACCCGCTATGGTTGTTGGTGGCGGGCGGCTGTCTTGGTTTCGCTGGCATTCTCTGA
- a CDS encoding putative tricarboxylic transport membrane protein (product_source=KO:K07794; ko=KO:K07794; pfam=PF07331; transmembrane_helix_parts=Outside_1_19,TMhelix_20_39,Inside_40_59,TMhelix_60_79,Outside_80_93,TMhelix_94_116,Inside_117_136,TMhelix_137_159,Outside_160_166) — protein MSDAPSHVPGKSIMPSWVKGPQDFVGGLALMAIALFALWASSDLQGMHGFSFGAGTAPRMFGVLLLGLGAAVAVVGLLTEGPHLATYAWRGPLFVTLAIVSFAVTIRPMGLVISAFLSFMISALGTPETRWKETTIVGVLLTAFCSFLFPYALGLPLQLLPAFLIR, from the coding sequence ATGAGTGATGCGCCGAGCCATGTGCCGGGAAAATCCATCATGCCAAGCTGGGTCAAGGGCCCGCAGGATTTTGTAGGCGGTCTCGCCTTGATGGCGATTGCGCTGTTTGCGTTGTGGGCGTCGAGCGACCTGCAGGGAATGCACGGCTTCTCGTTCGGCGCCGGAACCGCGCCGCGGATGTTCGGCGTGCTGTTGCTGGGGCTGGGGGCCGCCGTTGCCGTGGTCGGGCTTCTGACCGAAGGCCCTCATCTGGCGACCTATGCCTGGCGCGGACCGTTGTTCGTCACCCTGGCGATCGTGTCCTTTGCGGTCACGATCCGGCCGATGGGGCTGGTCATCTCGGCCTTCCTCAGCTTCATGATCTCCGCACTAGGCACGCCCGAAACCCGGTGGAAAGAAACCACCATTGTCGGCGTCTTGCTGACGGCGTTTTGCAGCTTTCTGTTCCCCTATGCGCTGGGGCTGCCGTTGCAGCTTCTCCCCGCATTCTTGATTCGTTGA
- a CDS encoding putative tricarboxylic transport membrane protein (product_source=KO:K07793; cog=COG3333; ko=KO:K07793; pfam=PF01970; transmembrane_helix_parts=Inside_1_6,TMhelix_7_29,Outside_30_48,TMhelix_49_71,Inside_72_108,TMhelix_109_131,Outside_132_150,TMhelix_151_182,Inside_183_202,TMhelix_203_220,Outside_221_258,TMhelix_259_281,Inside_282_318,TMhelix_319_341,Outside_342_360,TMhelix_361_383,Inside_384_395,TMhelix_396_418,Outside_419_465,TMhelix_466_488,Inside_489_504): protein MDIFSNLALGFGVAFTPINLLLCLIGALVGTLVGVLPGIGTIATVAMLLPITFGLPPVGALIMLAGIYYGAQYGGSTTSILVNIPGEATSVVTTLDGFQMAKQGRAGPALAIAAIGSFFAGCVATVLIAVLGAPLTKLALAFGPAEYFSLMTLGLIFAVVLAKGSVLKAIAMIVFGLLLSMVGSDIETGASRMAFNIPELADGLGFATVAMGVFGFAEIIRNLDAGAEMDRELVQQKITGLMPTKKDLKDSAPAILRGTVLGSILGILPGGGAVIASFAAYTLEKKLAKDPSRFGRGAIEGVAGPESANNAAAQTSFIPLLTLGIPPNAVMALMVGAMTIHGIVPGPQVMQKQPELVWGMIASMWIGNLMLLVINLPLVGIWVRLLRVPYRLMFPAIVIFCAIGIYSINNAPMDVVLAGMFGLVGYWLIKHDFEPAPLLLGMVLGPLMEENLRRALLISRGDATVFFTRPLSASLMAVSAFLLILAVLPSLRKKRDEVFVESES, encoded by the coding sequence ATGGATATCTTTTCCAACCTCGCGCTCGGTTTCGGCGTCGCCTTCACCCCGATCAATCTCCTGCTCTGTCTGATCGGAGCCCTGGTCGGCACCCTGGTCGGCGTGCTGCCGGGCATCGGCACTATCGCCACCGTGGCCATGCTGCTGCCGATCACCTTCGGTCTGCCGCCAGTCGGCGCGCTGATCATGCTCGCTGGCATCTATTACGGCGCGCAGTACGGCGGCTCGACCACGTCGATCCTGGTCAACATTCCCGGCGAGGCGACGTCGGTCGTCACCACGCTCGACGGTTTCCAGATGGCCAAGCAGGGCCGCGCTGGTCCGGCGCTGGCCATCGCCGCGATCGGATCGTTCTTCGCAGGCTGTGTAGCGACGGTTCTGATTGCCGTGCTGGGCGCGCCTTTGACCAAGCTTGCGCTCGCCTTTGGGCCTGCCGAATACTTCTCGCTGATGACCCTCGGCCTGATCTTCGCGGTGGTGCTGGCCAAGGGCTCGGTGCTGAAGGCGATCGCGATGATCGTGTTCGGGCTGCTGTTGTCGATGGTCGGATCCGACATCGAGACCGGCGCCTCACGCATGGCCTTCAACATTCCCGAACTGGCCGATGGTCTCGGTTTCGCCACGGTGGCGATGGGCGTGTTCGGCTTCGCGGAAATCATCCGTAACCTCGATGCGGGTGCGGAGATGGACCGCGAACTGGTGCAGCAGAAGATTACCGGCCTGATGCCGACCAAGAAGGATCTGAAAGACTCGGCGCCGGCGATTTTGCGCGGCACGGTGCTTGGATCTATTCTCGGCATTCTGCCGGGCGGCGGTGCGGTGATCGCGTCGTTTGCGGCCTACACGCTTGAGAAGAAGCTCGCCAAGGACCCGTCGCGGTTCGGCCGCGGCGCCATCGAAGGCGTTGCCGGTCCGGAAAGCGCCAACAATGCTGCGGCGCAAACGTCGTTCATTCCGCTGCTGACGCTCGGCATTCCGCCGAACGCCGTGATGGCACTGATGGTCGGCGCGATGACGATCCATGGCATCGTGCCGGGTCCGCAGGTGATGCAGAAGCAGCCGGAACTGGTCTGGGGCATGATCGCCTCGATGTGGATCGGCAACCTGATGCTGCTGGTCATCAACCTGCCACTGGTGGGGATCTGGGTGCGGCTGCTGCGTGTGCCGTATCGCCTGATGTTCCCGGCGATCGTGATCTTCTGCGCTATTGGCATCTACTCGATCAACAACGCGCCGATGGACGTGGTGCTGGCCGGCATGTTCGGTCTGGTCGGTTACTGGCTGATCAAGCACGATTTCGAGCCAGCGCCGTTGCTGCTCGGCATGGTGCTGGGACCGCTGATGGAAGAGAACCTGCGTCGTGCGCTGCTGATTTCCCGCGGCGATGCGACAGTGTTCTTTACCCGTCCGCTGTCCGCCAGCCTGATGGCCGTCTCGGCTTTCTTGCTGATCCTGGCGGTGTTGCCCTCGCTGCGCAAAAAGCGCGACGAGGTGTTTGTGGAATCCGAAAGCTGA
- a CDS encoding tripartite-type tricarboxylate transporter receptor subunit TctC (product_source=COG3181; cath_funfam=3.40.190.10; cleavage_site_network=SignalP-noTM; cog=COG3181; pfam=PF03401; superfamily=53850) — translation MKLFSRTLATAGLAALVGLGAISVAAQAQAQDYPTRAITMIVPFAAGGPTDVIARIVTGHMAQTLGQSIIIENVVGAGGTTATTRAARATNDGYTLITGHMGTHAASVPLYPKLAYHPEKDFEPVALLAGTPILILARKDFAPKDLKEFITYVKANTAKLNAAHAGIGSVSHVSCELLNSVLDIKPTGVPFNGTGPAMNALVGGQVDYMCDQIVNAVPQINGGTIKSYAIATPERNPSLPDLPTTAEAGLPAFQAQAWNAIFAPKGTSPAIVAKLNAAAVKALDDENVRKRLLELGSVIPKPAERTPEALAALVKSEIAKWTPVLKQASN, via the coding sequence ATGAAGTTATTTAGCCGCACGCTTGCGACCGCCGGTCTGGCGGCGCTCGTCGGCCTCGGGGCGATTTCTGTTGCCGCCCAGGCCCAAGCCCAGGACTATCCGACCCGCGCCATCACCATGATCGTGCCGTTCGCCGCAGGTGGTCCCACCGACGTCATCGCCCGGATCGTCACCGGCCACATGGCGCAGACGCTGGGCCAGAGCATCATCATCGAGAACGTGGTCGGCGCCGGCGGCACCACCGCGACGACGCGCGCCGCGCGCGCCACCAATGACGGTTACACGCTGATCACCGGCCACATGGGCACCCACGCTGCGTCGGTGCCGCTGTACCCCAAGCTTGCCTATCATCCGGAAAAGGACTTTGAGCCGGTCGCGCTGCTCGCGGGCACGCCGATCCTGATCCTCGCGCGCAAGGACTTTGCGCCGAAGGATCTCAAGGAATTCATCACCTATGTGAAGGCCAACACCGCGAAGCTCAACGCGGCGCATGCCGGCATCGGTTCGGTGTCGCATGTGTCGTGCGAATTGCTGAATTCGGTGCTCGACATCAAGCCGACCGGCGTTCCCTTCAACGGCACCGGTCCGGCGATGAACGCGCTGGTCGGTGGTCAGGTCGATTACATGTGCGACCAGATCGTCAACGCCGTGCCGCAGATCAATGGCGGCACCATCAAGTCCTACGCGATCGCGACGCCGGAGCGCAATCCGTCGCTGCCGGACCTGCCGACCACCGCGGAAGCCGGACTGCCGGCGTTCCAGGCGCAGGCGTGGAATGCGATCTTCGCCCCGAAAGGCACGTCGCCGGCGATCGTCGCCAAGCTCAATGCCGCGGCCGTGAAGGCGCTGGACGACGAAAACGTCCGCAAGCGGCTGCTCGAGCTCGGCAGCGTGATCCCGAAGCCGGCGGAACGTACCCCGGAAGCGCTGGCAGCGCTGGTGAAGAGCGAGATCGCCAAATGGACGCCGGTGCTGAAGCAGGCGTCGAACTAA